Genomic DNA from Brassica rapa cultivar Chiifu-401-42 chromosome A04, CAAS_Brap_v3.01, whole genome shotgun sequence:
TCTctcttttcttgattttttccaTTCATGTGATCCATTTAGTCATCCATTAGAGATAAACTAATTGTGTTGTGTATCTTATTAATATGTATAGGTTGATCCCAAGAACGTTGAGCAAGAGAGCTCGACAAAATCTGATGAAGCCAAGTTTAAAGTGTTTACTGGGAAGAAATACTCACTCAAGGGTTAAAGCTAAAACAGAGGCTTATTAATCATCTGCTGctgaaatttatttgttttttaatatttcttttcaCAAATTATTTGTTTAAGCATTTATGGATATTGGAACAGCTTTAGATGGAACCTAAACGACTGGTTAACACATAGTAGTATCTAAAACCTTCCCAGTGAAAATCCTTTTACGTTATTTATATGACCCTATCTGATTCGTTTCGACCAGTGATTATAGCTGTTTCAGTTAATATTCACAGCTTTGTCATTCATTACAGAGTAGAGTTTGGGATGATTAGAGATATGAAAAAAATGTGTATTTATTATGGTTAACATGTATCGGATCGGTTAAACTAGAAAATGAAGTTATgatgtaaaaaatattaaatatgttCCCTGATTTATAATTAGCTTATACACCTATCATTTTCAGTTTTTCTTAATACATAGGAAATGCAGTAACAATAAAATTCATCATTATTTCATTACAAAACACAAACTATTAGCAGAGTGAAACTATATAAAAATCATCTCATTCAGAAGCAATAATTCAGAACAGAAATAAATGTTCATTGCTAAGATGACTAAGTTCATTGAATCACAAGACACTGCCTTTTGTTGTTGTGGTAACTAGTAACTGTGTTATTGCATTCTTAATTAAATGTACAATCGTAGCAGCGAAAGTCACTCACTCTCTTACGTCGGAACCACCTGCGGTTCAAGCGGGGGAGAACCTCCTTCATCCACCACAGGCGTAACCGTCGTGGCCGCCTCCTCCTTCTCACTATCTTCAAACCCGGACTTGAACCGGTCGTAATTAGTCACCTCAGCCGATTTAAACGGACGTTCACCCAAAACTTTCAAAAGATCCTCCTGATGCAACACTTCTTTCTCCAGCAAAAGCTCAGCGATCTCAGCCACTTGCTCTTTGTGTTCCTCGATGAGCTCCACGGTCTTCACATAAGCTTTCGCCACCCATTCCCTCACTTCCTCGtctatgatcgcacccgttttGTTGCTGTATGGTTTGTTGAAGTCGTAGCCATCGTCCCTTGGAGGGAACGAGAGGAGCCCGACCTTGTCGCTAAAACCGTACACAGCTACTTGCGCGTATGTCATCTTTGTAACTTTCTCTAGATCGTTTTGCGCACCGGTTGAGATTCTTCCTATCAACACCTGCGTTAAACAGACCAGAAAATGTAACAGGGGTCCCTTAGATAgcacaaaaacaaatttataacaaaataacaCACAAGggaaaaattaccaaaatagcATTAATTTAAAAGTGAAATGATATAAATTACTCCAAATGCAAGGGAAAATTCCCCAAATAGTAATTTATACAAACCCCATACGCTAAATACTacaccctaaacccaaactcaaatatatatataaaaaaaatattgttaacttttaataaatgttattttagaaaattttcttACTACTAtgtttggaacaaaaaaaaatgttttaatgcTACCCTATTGGTATTTTTTCTCAAAGTAAGGACTAACAAGATAACTATCCAAATGTAGAAACTAGTTTACCTGCTCCGCTGCCCGGCCACCAAGGGTCATACAAGTCATGTCAAAGAGCTGCTCTTTAGTCATGAGAAGGTTTTCATTCGGAACGTACTGCGCAAACCCAAGCGCCGCTGTGCCACGTGGCACGATAGTCACCTTCAGCAACGGCTCCGCATGCTCCAGGAACCAACCAGCCACCGCGTGACCGGACTCATGATACGCAACTGTGCGACGCTCCAACTTACTTATCACCTGTTTCCCACATCAAAAAACATTCAGACACATCTCAAAACCATTGTCtgataaaaaaaggaaagagaattcttcttattattttttctttaccCTGTTCTTCTTCTCAAGACCACCAATAACACGATCAATCGCAGAGTCAAAATGCGCCATCGTAACCATCGCTCCTCCACGTCTAGCTGCAATAAGAGCAGCTTCGTTACACACATTCGCAATATCAGCTCCCGCGAAACCAGGAGTGAGAGCCGCAAGCCTCTGAGAGAAATAAGACGGCTCGTGATCAAGCTTAATCTTCTTCAAATAAATCCGGAATATCTGATCCCTCCCTTTGATATCCGGTTTATCAATGGTTATCTGCCGATCAAACCGGCCAGGCCTCAACAAAGCCTTATCCAAAATATCCGGTCTATTAGTCCCAGCGAGAACCACAACACCAGCCGTCGTACCGAACCCATCCATCTCAACCAACAGCTGATTCAAAGTGCTCTCCCTCTCGTCGTTCCCGCCTAACCCTCCACGTCCTCGTGCTCTACCGATGGCGTCTATCTCGTCAATAAATACAATGCTTGGCGCCGCCGCTCTAGCTTCTTGGAACAAGTTCCTAACCCTAGACGGCCCCACGCCGACGAACATCTCCATGAAATCCGAACCGGAGATGGATAAAAACGGCACGCCGGACTCTCCGGCGGTCGCTTTTGCCAAGAGGGTCTTCCCGGTGCCGGGAGGACCCACTAAAAGCGCGCCTTTAGGTATCTTGGCGCCCAAGTCTTCGtattttttagggtttttgagGAAATGCACGAACTCCATGATCTCCTGCTTCGCCTCGTCGCATCCGGCGACGTCCTTGAAGTAGATCTTGTTCTTTGAGTTTTTGTCGGCTCTCGTGATCGTGGCTTTGCCTATGTTGAAGATCCCTCGGCCGTTCTTCCCTCCGGTTCCTCCTAATCCGCCTAGCCCGCCTTGCATCCGCCTCGCGCCGTAGACGAGGGTTCCCAAGAGGAGTAGAGTCGGCGCGAAGCGCATGAGCTCTTGGAACCAGGCCATTTCGGTTACGTAGGTGACGGGGACGAACTCGTGAGGGTCCACGCCTAAGGCTTCTTGAGCTTCTTCGAGCTTCTCCTCGAAAGAGTCGACGCTTCCGATGTTGAAGTAGTACTTATACTGACCACCGGTTCTATTAGATACAACATCTTGAGTTGTTGCTCCTTGGTTTCTTGGAGTGCTCCTCACGTAGACTTTGGCTACGGATTTGTTTGAGACATCTATGTGGTCGACTAGACCAGGTTCCAGAAGCTTGTTCTTGAACTCCTGGAAACTAATCTGTAAACAAAGATGTGAATATTAGTGGAGGTCTcacaatttgttttgtttttagattAAATATAAGCGCTTGCCTGTTGCTGGTCTCCGGATCCGaatgagaaagaagagaagaacaCAGCAAGAGCTAGCAGAGGAATTAGCAAATTTTGGAAACGGTTCATAAACATATCTCCAACGCTCTCTTGTTCGTTCTTGTCTGATGATCCCTCTGTATTgcagccaaaaaaaaacatatttttaattcaacAATCAATCATCAAATAAACTCTAATAACAGAAGTAAAGGAAAGACCTTTAGAGTCGGACTTGTGATCACTCTTTGGTTTTTCCTTTGTAGCTTTAGGGAAGTAGTTCTCATAATCTGCAGTGAACAAAACAAATTCTCAACAAATTTGATTCAGTAAGAACCATCAAGTTAAACACTTTACATACTCTTTTTCTTTGGAGCTTCATCGGAGAAGAACCGACGAAGTATCGGATTAGCGAAAGCACCAATCAGATCACTGTTGTTGACAAGTCCCTTTCGAGCGGATAAAGAGTTAAAGTGCCGCCTCAGAAACCCTAATCCACCTTCAACTTCGTTCGCCTCAATAGCCGGTGGAGCGAGCAGCCTCGCCGATCTCACACCACCGCCGTAGAGAAAACACTATAAACATACACACAAAATAATCAGGAGAGGGGAAAGAAGAGAGCGAATCTGAGAAGGAATCAATAAAGTGAAACCACCGACCCTTGAGCGAGAGACGGAGGAGCGACCGAGCTTGGAGAAGATCATCATCGTCATTAAGAAATCACTACAAGCAAAAGGGTTTTCGCATAATATTTGGAGAAATGGAGGATCGAAGATCTGTTTTCTGATAGCAAAGGGGGAGAATAAAGTTTGGGTTTTTAATGTTTATGTTTATCTGTTTAGTTctatggagagagagagatgcgaAGTCAGACCAGACAGAGACATACGCGGTTCTGTACCTAGTTGTTGTACCGGACTTTGGTTTCTTTCCAGATTCCACTTGTTGATTAGCGGTTTACACAAACCGGTTTCTGGTTTTTGAACAATTAAACAGATTTTACGAAGATATTTAAATCCTGAcactaggggtgggcgttcgggtatccgttcgggttcgggtcgggtatttcggattttcggatatttcggtatagaggtgtagaacccgttcgggtatttctgtacttcggatcggattcgggtatttttagttcggtttcggttatttcggatcgggttcggatatttagattttgaaaaaaaatattaaaattttcatttttcaaatttcttgtatttaaatatataactttcacttaactattttttgtatttttaatagattgaatggttaatagatttggacataacattttcaaactaaaagacattaatttggttattgtttttaaattttggatgtaactttttgttaattgttgaaataaaaagtttgacataTATTTTAAGTGCatagcaaatcatcttctacgtaattgtatatatatcatatgaatttaaagtatgtgtagtagcaatataaatattttatataaaatgaaagatataaattaaaaatataaggttaattatacatatgttcggttatcttcggatatccattcgggttcggatattacccgttcgggttcggatatccaatctctcctaatttaatactcgttcggatattttgctacttcggttcggatttcagttcgggtttttcggatcgggttcggatgccacttcggatttcgggtaaagtgcccacccctacctGACACATGAACTCAGGTGTGGCTTGTGGGCTTTCGAGGGCATATGGGCTTTAGCTTTGTCTATCGAATAATAATAGtgtcaaaatttgaaaaacttgAACAAATGTCTTTTTTTTGAACGTTGGCTTAACTTGAACAAATGTTCTCTTCCAAAATCTTTTACCAATCATAATATCCATGAGTGCAATTCTCTGCTATGTTATCCTGGAGTTGAAACGCAGCCAGTTATGTAGGATAATGGAGTTACTAGAAGTCATTAACCATTCACATATTACATATATCTACGTAGTCGTTAACCTATCAATTGATTTTCccaattaaaatataatcacATTATGTAATAATGatatgtaatttataatttaataaattacttATTTCTTATAGATAAATAGTTTTTCGAACTTTTATCAAACATACAAGATATTAAAATCAATAAGAGACAAACTAAATAACATATTATCTCATTTCGATTacagaatatattaaaaataaaattaaccaaTATGAAGCAGATAGAAAATGGAATAGCCCATTTTAACTATAAAACCATTCAAAATAAAACCACTGAAAAACTGATTAAATAGGCATATTATTCATTtactttaataataattttacttaATTCTAATAAATAGACATCACAATCTATACATATAAAGTTGAACATACTCTCTTCTCATAACCAATTCATCAAATGGTTTACTAAAAATTGAAATCAATATATGATTTGTAAACAGATGTGCCACTTACAATAATGTATCTGAAACTGgtttaccaaaaataaccatattatccGATTGGTCAGGTGTTTTGAATACAATTACTTATATTATGacacatctaaaatatataacactaattatcaaaaataaatatcaatatataaaaacCAATATTTACGCGGGTGCGTGGATTAATCTCTGGTAATCTTTCGAAGAAGTACcgctctcttcttctctcctgACTTTCTCTATTTTTGAGTTAATTTATCAATAAGACACCCatgatatattttcattaatgatTGCCTAAATTCTtagcaacaaaaaaatttcaatgaAATATGCTGATAAAAAACCACATAaataatgtttcaatataaaaCAGAATGTTAAACAAAAAACTTAATGACAAAAATTTCTCTCCACGAAGTGGTTGATTAACCCCTAGTAACTTATAAAATTCAGTAAATTGAGTTTATTATAGTTTTAgaacttcaaaattttaatccaaacaaaaataaatgtaCTTATTAATTGGGAAATTAGAGCCTATAGCAACGGAAAAAACGGTAATTGGTAGAGTAGCTATTTTACCTAATACACC
This window encodes:
- the LOC103864939 gene encoding ATP-dependent zinc metalloprotease FTSH 3, mitochondrial, with the protein product MTMMIFSKLGRSSVSRSRCFLYGGGVRSARLLAPPAIEANEVEGGLGFLRRHFNSLSARKGLVNNSDLIGAFANPILRRFFSDEAPKKKNYENYFPKATKEKPKSDHKSDSKEGSSDKNEQESVGDMFMNRFQNLLIPLLALAVFFSSFSFGSGDQQQISFQEFKNKLLEPGLVDHIDVSNKSVAKVYVRSTPRNQGATTQDVVSNRTGGQYKYYFNIGSVDSFEEKLEEAQEALGVDPHEFVPVTYVTEMAWFQELMRFAPTLLLLGTLVYGARRMQGGLGGLGGTGGKNGRGIFNIGKATITRADKNSKNKIYFKDVAGCDEAKQEIMEFVHFLKNPKKYEDLGAKIPKGALLVGPPGTGKTLLAKATAGESGVPFLSISGSDFMEMFVGVGPSRVRNLFQEARAAAPSIVFIDEIDAIGRARGRGGLGGNDERESTLNQLLVEMDGFGTTAGVVVLAGTNRPDILDKALLRPGRFDRQITIDKPDIKGRDQIFRIYLKKIKLDHEPSYFSQRLAALTPGFAGADIANVCNEAALIAARRGGAMVTMAHFDSAIDRVIGGLEKKNRVISKLERRTVAYHESGHAVAGWFLEHAEPLLKVTIVPRGTAALGFAQYVPNENLLMTKEQLFDMTCMTLGGRAAEQVLIGRISTGAQNDLEKVTKMTYAQVAVYGFSDKVGLLSFPPRDDGYDFNKPYSNKTGAIIDEEVREWVAKAYVKTVELIEEHKEQVAEIAELLLEKEVLHQEDLLKVLGERPFKSAEVTNYDRFKSGFEDSEKEEAATTVTPVVDEGGSPPLEPQVVPT